A section of the Oryza sativa Japonica Group chromosome 1, ASM3414082v1 genome encodes:
- the LOC4325922 gene encoding protein SLENDER RICE1-LIKE 1: MAMDTFPFQWPMDPAASSGLDAGFLPPPAAVAPDDGVGYYDPPAGADVDAAALPEFAAAFPPCAPDAAAAVLAMRREEEEVAGIRLVHLLMSCAGAIEAGDHALASAQLADSHAALAAVSAASGIGRVAVHFTTALSRRLFPSPVAPPTTDAEHAFLYHHFYEACPYLKFAHFTANQAILEAFHGCDHVHVIDFSLMQGLQWPALIQALALRPGGPPFLRITGIGPPSPTGRDELRDVGLRLADLARSVRVRFSFRGVAANSLDEVRPWMLQIAPGEAVAFNSVLQLHRLLGDPADQAPIDAVLDCVASVRPKIFTVIEQEADHNKTGFLDRFTEALFYYSAVFDSLDAASASGGAGNAMAEAYLQREICDIVCGEGAARRERHEPLSRWRDRLTRAGLSAVPLGSNALRQARMLVGLFSGEGHSVEEADGCLTLGWHGRPLFSASAWEAAGDGGGDNNNNSNSNVSGSSGSDSNNSGSSNGKSSGARDGSSVCL; the protein is encoded by the coding sequence ATGGCCATGGATACCTTCCCGTTCCAGTGGCCCATGGATCCAGCCGCGTCATCCGGCCTCGACGCTGGGTTTCTGCCGCCTCCAGCGGCTGTGGCGCCCGACGACGGCGTGGGGTACTACGACCCGCCTGCGGGGGCGGATGTGGACGCCGCTGCTCTGCCGGAGTTCGCCGCGGCCTTCCCGCCGTGCGCGCCTGATGCTGCCGCTGCTGTGTTGGCcatgcggcgggaggaggaggaggtcgcgggCATCCGCTTGGTTCATCTTCTGATGAGCTGCGCGGGCGCCATCGAGGCTGGTGACCACGCGCTCGCGTCCGCGCAGCTCGCCGACTCGCACGCCGCGCTTGCGGCCGTCTCGGCCGCCTCCGGCATCGGCCGCGTTGCCGTCCACTTCACCACCGCGCTCTCCCGGAGATTGTTCCCTTCGCCCGTCGCTCCGCCTACCACCGACGCCGAGCACGCCTTCCTCTACCATCACTTCTACGAGGCGTGTCCCTACCTCAAGTTCGCGCACTTCACGGCGAACCAGGCCATCCTCGAGGCCTTCCATGGGTGCGACCACGTCCATGTCATCGACTTCAGCCTCATGCAGGGCCTGCAGTGGCCGGCCTTGATCCAAGCCCTCGCCCTCCGACCAGGCGGCCCGCCGTTCCTCCGGATCACCGGCATTGGCCCGCCCTCACCTACCGGCCGCGACGAGCTGCGCGATGTCGGCCTCCGACTCGCCGACCTCGCGCGCTCCGTCCGCGTCCGCTTCTCCTTCCGCGGGGTCGCTGCGAACAGCCTCGACGAGGTCCGCCCGTGGATGCTCCAGATCGCGCCCGGGGAGGCCGTCGCGTTCAACTCCGTGCTgcagctccaccgcctcctcggcGACCCGGCCGATCAGGCGCCCATCGACGCCGTTCTCGACTGTGTCGCCTCCGTCCGGCCCAAGATCTTCACGGTCATCGAGCAAGAGGCCGACCACAACAAGACGGGCTTCCTCGACAGGTTCACGGAGGCGCTGTTCTACTACTCCGCGGTGTTCGACTCGCTGGACGCGGCGAgcgccagcggcggcgcgggcaacGCGATGGCGGAGGCGTACCTCCAGAGGGAGATCTGCGACATCGTGTgcggggagggcgccgcccggAGGGAACGGCACGAGCCGCTGTCTCGGTGGCGGGACAGGCTCACGCGCGCCGGCCTGAGCGCCGTGCCGCTCGGTTCGAACGCGCTGCGGCAGGCGAGGATGCTGGTCGGGCTGTTCTCCGGCGAGGGGCACAGCGTCGAGGAGGCCGACGGGTGCCTCACCCTCGGCTGGCACGGGCGGCCGCTGTTCTCGGCGTCCGCCTGGGAAGCcgccggggacggcggcggcgacaataACAACAACAGTAACAGCAACGTTAGCGGTAGCAGCGGCAGTGACAGTAACAACAGCGGCAGCAGCAATGGTAAAAGCAGTGGGGCTCGGGATGGTAGCAGCGTGTGTTTGTAA
- the LOC107281020 gene encoding uncharacterized protein encodes MDNAAEVAKREKRGHSVDAAVEEEEDASHHNAAGSGGDEGDEEERISSGGMGARHADDHREKRGTPTPTTTMPVARGLPPPQPPPPPSPPTGCRSLSVARRALARLPPPPLRASTPLRFVGSCTRTLPPSAALVAPPFFSPASAPPACREV; translated from the coding sequence ATGGACAACGCCGCGGAGGTGGCCAAGAGGGAGAAGCGGGGGCATTCTGTCgatgcggcggtggaggaggaggaggacgccagCCACCACAACGCGGCGGGATCCGGCGGGGATGAGggggacgaggaggagaggatctcGTCGGGAGGAATGGGCGCGAGGCACGCCGACGACCACCGGGAGAAGCGGGGAacaccgacgccgacgaccaccATGCCCGTCGCTAGGGGGCTGCCACCTCCacaacctccgcctccgccatcgccgcctacTGGCTGCCGCTCCCTATccgtcgcccgccgcgcgctcgcccgcctgccgccaccgccactccgCGCCTCCACTCCACTCCGCTTCGTCGGCTCCTGCACTCGCACACTGCCTCCGTCGGCCGCCCTCGTGGCGCCGCCCTTCTTCtctcccgcctcggccccgccagcTTGCAGAgaagtgtga